The genomic segment ACATGTGGATCCGGTGGACAATTCCCCGGTTCCGCTACGACCAGTTGATGAATTTGGGGTGGAAGGTGATGCTGCCATTGGCGTTGTTGAATCTGTTCCTGACAGGCGCGCTGCATTTCATCGCGCCGGGCATTTGGTAACTACAAGCATAGCTCACTGAAGAGAGAAGTGATGTCAACAGAAGTCCGAAAGACAGTCAAAGAAGCAGAGCAAATCCGCGGCAAGGATCTTTCCTTCCTGCAGAAAACCTACATTCCCGAAATCGTGAAGGGAATGGCAGTCACGTTCAAATCAATGATTGCGCCGAAGTTTACCCGCCAATATCCTGAAGAACGATTCAACCCGCAACCGTCGTATAGGGGGCGACCTGTTTTGGTGGAGGATAAGGGGCATGAACGCTGCGTCGCGTGCGGCTTGTGCGCACGAGTATGTCCGGCGCTTGCCATCGAAGTACAAGCTTCGGAAACGGAGCTGGAAAAAGAACGTTACCCTGAACGCTTCGAAATCAACATGCTGCGCTGCATCTTCTGCGGGTTCTGCGAGGAAGCCTGCCCCGAAGAGGCAATCGTGATGAGTGACGAGTATGAACTCGTCTTCCAGCATCCCGAAGATGCCATCTACGGCAAGGACAAGCTGCTGATGTCGAAACAACGTCTCCAAACCCGGCTTGATTTTCTGAAGAAGACACGCTGATTCCCGATTGGCCGGGCGAAAGCTCCATTTTTCCATTACATCAGATCAACCGATGAAACGGAGTCTTCTGCTTCTTGTCTGTGTTGTTCACGCGGCGTCTTCATTCCCCTCCGACAAAGACAAGTACTCGTCATACGCCAAAGTCAGAATTCTCGCCTCAACTCCTGCCGATCTTGAATTGATTCAGCGCCAGGGCGTCGATCTCGACCATTACACGGGAAAATTGGGAGAAGGAATCGAGGTCGTCATCAACCAGGACGCGATTGAAGCGTTGCAGAGAATTGCTTTTCCGTACGAAGTACTTGTTCCCGACATGGACGCGTACTACAAGAGTCGTGCAAAGAATGTCGGGCCGGAGCTCGATGAGAGCAGGCGAATCCTTCACCAAAACGGCATCAACGGATTTCGATACGGGTCGATGGGAGGATTTTTGACGTATGGCGAGATGATTCTGCAACTCGATACGATGCGTTTGATGTATCCGAATCTGATTACTGCAAAAGAATCCCTCGGCGTGACTGAACAGGGTCGAACCATTTGGGGAGTGGAGATTTCTGATAATCCGGGTGTTGTCGAACCGGGCGAGGCCGTGGTGCATTACGACGCTTTGCATCATGCCCGCGAGCCGCAGGCGATGGCGACCATCATGTACTACATGTACTGGCTTCTTGACAACTACGGCACTGATCCCGAAGCAACGTACCTTGTGAATAACAGGCGGATGTGTTTCGTTCCGGTCGTCAATCCGGACGGCTACTTCTACAATCAATCCACAAATCCGAACGGTGGAGGAAACTGGAGGAAGAATCGTCGCAACAACGGAAATGGCAGCTACGGGGTGGATTTGAACCGCAACTACAATTACATGTGGGGGTACGATAACACGGGATCAAGCCCCACCCCTTCTTCCGACACATATCGGGGGCCTTCACCGCTTTCCGAGCCCGAGGCTGTGGCAATCCGGAACTACACAATGAGCAAGCAGCCTTCGGTTGCCATGTCTGCGCATTCGGTCGCGGGACGCTATCTCAATCCCTACAGCTTCAAAGACACGGTAGTGGCGTACGAGTACTATGCCCAGTTTGCGAGCGACTTCACGGCGCACAACAACTATTTGTACGGAACGGTTGTTCAGATGCTTGCCTACAACTCCAACGGCACAACGAGGGACTACCTGCATCACGATTTGGGATGTTACGCGTGGACACCTGAAATGGGCGGCAGCGGATTCTGGCCGCTGCAATCCGAGATTGTGCCGATTGCCCAGGAGAATCTTCTCGCCTGCAAGTATCTGTCGTGGATTTCCGGAGCCTTTGCCGATTTCCAATCATTCCGGCTCGTCGGAAAAGAGTATGTGATACGGGGTGACACGCTTCGGTATCTGATAACCTTGAGAAACAAAGGCGTTTCCCTTCCGGCAAACGATGTTGCAGTCTCTGTTCAATCACTTTACCCTCACGCTACTGCCATCAACGCTACAGCCTCATATCCGCCGATAGATTCGGGAACATATGCTGCCAACACAACGCCGTTTGCGTTCAGAATAGATGCCTCGGCAATAACAGGTGATGAGATGAAGTTTGTCGCGGTCACCACACAAGAGGGGATTGAAACCTCGCGTGATACGTTCTCGGTAGTTGTCGGATATTCTTATGTTCTTTTTGAAGAAGATGGCGAGAACGGCATCGGCAATTGGACACGAGGAGGTAACGGCGTTCAGTGGGACACAACGTTCGTGATGGCGTACAGGGGCTCCCGTTCGATTACCGACAGCCGTTACGGAAACGTTGCGAACAGCACGAACAACACGCTCACTCTCACAAATCCCGTGAACCTTCTTGGAATGAACAGTCCCCGGGTGGAATTCGTCGCCCGATGGGCAAATGAATCGCAATACGACTACGTTCGTCTTCAGCTCAGCACGAACAACGGATCTTCGTGGATCAATCTCGCGGGCAGGCATACAACACTGGTTGGCGGCCAACCTTCTTACTCGGCGAACAAGGGGAACTGGGCTTGGGAGAGTATCAGCCTTCTGCCGTATGCCGGTCAGCAGGTGAGGTTGCGGTTCAATCTTGTCACCGACGCCGGTTTGCGCGGCGACGGGTTTTACTTCGATGAATTCAGAATCGTTGATTACCGCGACAGCTCGACTACGGGAGTGAGCGACGACGTGCCTCAGCCCTTGTCATTCTCGCTTTCTCAAAACTACCCGAATCCCTTCAATCCATCAACAACCATCAGCTTTTCCGTCCCTTCGGGACGAGACCGCGTCCGCTCTGCGGACGGGCAACTGCCAACAACGAGCCACGTGACACTCAAGGTGTTCGACCTTCTCGGAAAGGAAGTGGCAACTTTGGTTGACGGGCCGACGGAGGCGGGCGAACACGCCGTTCAGTTCAACGGCAGGGATCTTTCCAGCGGTGTTTATTTCTACAGGATGAGTGCTGGCGCTTTCAATCAGACGCGCGCCCTTGTTTTGGTGAAGTGACCGGCCTGATGATTTGGTGGAAGGTCTTTCCCTCAAATCAACCCGAATTGGCAATTTTTGGAAATCACCCCTCTTTTTGGTTAATTACTGCCGGTCTCTATCACATCCCCAAAATCCCTGTAGTGGATGTACTCTGGCTTGAAATCGTAGCCATTTTCATATTGGTGTCGTTTGTAGGGTTCTTCTCTGCAAGCGAGGTGGCCGTGCTTGCCACACGTAAAAGCCGCATGCAGGAGCTTGCCGAAGAGGGAGACCGCAAAGCCGCAGCTGTTCTGGCCTTTCAAACAAATCCCGAGCAGTTTCTTGCAACAATTCATGCCGGAGTGATTTTTTCGATGACACTGGCCGCGGGTGTCGGCGGTATTATGGGATTCCAGCATCTCGTCCCGGCTCTGACGGCAAACGAAACACGTTGGATTAGTGAAGGGGCTCACTGGATTTCATTGGGGATCATAGCCGTCTGCATCTCCTTTCTTCTCGTCGTATTCGGCGAGCTCGTACCGAAATCGCTTGCGCTCCGTTTTCCCGACCAGGTTGCCATGCGTGTTGCCCGGCCGATTCAGTTGGTTGCAACCGTCTTCCGCTACCCGATCCGGTTTCTGACGTGGGCGAGTAATCTCGTGCTGAAGCCGTTCAAAGACAAAACCTCTTTCACAGAGTCGAGAATCTCGGAAGAGGAATTCAAGTTGATGTTGGAAGAGGGAACGAAAACCGGCGTCATCGATAAAACCGAGCATGAGCTGATCGCCAGCATTTTCGAATTCACTGACACGGCTGCTAAAGATGTGATGATTCCGAGACCGGATGTTGTTGGGTTGAACATAGACATGAGTCGTGATGATGCTGTGCGCAAAGTGCTGGAGGAGGGCTATTCCCGAATGCCTGTGTACAAAGACACCATCGACAACATTGTCGGCATCGTGTACACGAAAGATATATTGGGATTGATGGAGTACAAAAACCTTATCATAATTCATGACATTCTTCGTCCGGCGTATTTTGTTCCGGAGACGAAGAAAATCAGCCAGTTAATGCGGGAGTTGCAGCAGCAGAAACTTCACATGGCGGTTGTGATTGATGAGTTTGGGGGAACGGCGGGCATCATTACGATGGAGGATATTCTCGAAGAAATCGTCGGCGAAATTCACGATGAATATGATGAAGAAGTGAAAGATGTAGAATCGGCCACCGACGGCACATTCGTTGTCAACGCTCG from the Bacteroidota bacterium genome contains:
- a CDS encoding HlyC/CorC family transporter codes for the protein MIWWKVFPSNQPELAIFGNHPSFWLITAGLYHIPKIPVVDVLWLEIVAIFILVSFVGFFSASEVAVLATRKSRMQELAEEGDRKAAAVLAFQTNPEQFLATIHAGVIFSMTLAAGVGGIMGFQHLVPALTANETRWISEGAHWISLGIIAVCISFLLVVFGELVPKSLALRFPDQVAMRVARPIQLVATVFRYPIRFLTWASNLVLKPFKDKTSFTESRISEEEFKLMLEEGTKTGVIDKTEHELIASIFEFTDTAAKDVMIPRPDVVGLNIDMSRDDAVRKVLEEGYSRMPVYKDTIDNIVGIVYTKDILGLMEYKNLIIIHDILRPAYFVPETKKISQLMRELQQQKLHMAVVIDEFGGTAGIITMEDILEEIVGEIHDEYDEEVKDVESATDGTFVVNARMSIHDFNERFAVELPQTDEYETMSGFLQKQTGRIPELNEVIHFESLVFTIVKKSQRRIRLVRVQRIQKPAPSDATEAAELASTKT
- the nuoI gene encoding NADH-quinone oxidoreductase subunit NuoI encodes the protein MSTEVRKTVKEAEQIRGKDLSFLQKTYIPEIVKGMAVTFKSMIAPKFTRQYPEERFNPQPSYRGRPVLVEDKGHERCVACGLCARVCPALAIEVQASETELEKERYPERFEINMLRCIFCGFCEEACPEEAIVMSDEYELVFQHPEDAIYGKDKLLMSKQRLQTRLDFLKKTR
- a CDS encoding immune inhibitor A, whose protein sequence is MKRSLLLLVCVVHAASSFPSDKDKYSSYAKVRILASTPADLELIQRQGVDLDHYTGKLGEGIEVVINQDAIEALQRIAFPYEVLVPDMDAYYKSRAKNVGPELDESRRILHQNGINGFRYGSMGGFLTYGEMILQLDTMRLMYPNLITAKESLGVTEQGRTIWGVEISDNPGVVEPGEAVVHYDALHHAREPQAMATIMYYMYWLLDNYGTDPEATYLVNNRRMCFVPVVNPDGYFYNQSTNPNGGGNWRKNRRNNGNGSYGVDLNRNYNYMWGYDNTGSSPTPSSDTYRGPSPLSEPEAVAIRNYTMSKQPSVAMSAHSVAGRYLNPYSFKDTVVAYEYYAQFASDFTAHNNYLYGTVVQMLAYNSNGTTRDYLHHDLGCYAWTPEMGGSGFWPLQSEIVPIAQENLLACKYLSWISGAFADFQSFRLVGKEYVIRGDTLRYLITLRNKGVSLPANDVAVSVQSLYPHATAINATASYPPIDSGTYAANTTPFAFRIDASAITGDEMKFVAVTTQEGIETSRDTFSVVVGYSYVLFEEDGENGIGNWTRGGNGVQWDTTFVMAYRGSRSITDSRYGNVANSTNNTLTLTNPVNLLGMNSPRVEFVARWANESQYDYVRLQLSTNNGSSWINLAGRHTTLVGGQPSYSANKGNWAWESISLLPYAGQQVRLRFNLVTDAGLRGDGFYFDEFRIVDYRDSSTTGVSDDVPQPLSFSLSQNYPNPFNPSTTISFSVPSGRDRVRSADGQLPTTSHVTLKVFDLLGKEVATLVDGPTEAGEHAVQFNGRDLSSGVYFYRMSAGAFNQTRALVLVK